A single window of Martelella sp. NC20 DNA harbors:
- a CDS encoding SDR family NAD(P)-dependent oxidoreductase: protein MDLNNLHAIITGGGSGLGAATARALAARGANVTLVDFNIEAARAVAEEIGGLALRCDVASSDEAEAAFAAAEAKNGKARVLVNCAGIAPAKKILSKAGVMPLVEFRRAVEVNLIGSFNMLRLFAEAAATLDPLDTGERGVAINTASIAGFEGQIGQTAYAASKGGIIALTLPAARELAPLGIRVMAIAPGIFETAMLKGLPEAAQQSLGASVPFPSRLGQPAEYARLVLSILDNPMLNGETIRLDGALRMAPK from the coding sequence ATGGACCTGAATAATCTTCACGCTATCATCACCGGCGGCGGCTCCGGGCTCGGCGCGGCCACCGCCCGGGCGCTTGCCGCGCGGGGCGCCAATGTCACGCTCGTCGATTTCAACATCGAGGCCGCGCGCGCCGTCGCAGAGGAAATCGGCGGGCTTGCGCTGCGCTGCGACGTCGCCTCGTCAGACGAAGCGGAAGCAGCGTTTGCGGCCGCCGAGGCGAAGAACGGCAAGGCGCGTGTCCTTGTCAATTGCGCCGGGATCGCGCCCGCGAAAAAGATATTGTCCAAAGCCGGCGTCATGCCGCTCGTGGAATTCCGGCGCGCCGTTGAGGTCAATCTGATCGGCAGTTTCAACATGTTGCGGCTTTTCGCCGAGGCCGCCGCGACGCTCGATCCGCTCGATACCGGCGAGCGCGGGGTTGCGATCAACACCGCCTCGATCGCGGGCTTCGAGGGCCAGATCGGCCAGACCGCCTATGCCGCCTCCAAGGGCGGGATCATCGCGCTGACGCTGCCGGCCGCCCGCGAACTTGCGCCGCTCGGCATCCGCGTCATGGCGATCGCTCCCGGCATTTTCGAGACCGCGATGCTGAAGGGCCTGCCCGAAGCCGCGCAACAGAGCCTCGGCGCCTCCGTGCCCTTCCCGTCCAGGCTCGGCCAGCCGGCCGAATATGCCCGCCTCGTGCTGTCGATCCTCGACAATCCGATGCTGAACGGCGAAACGATCCGTCTCGACGGCGCCCTGCGCATGGCGCCCAAATAA
- the pdxY gene encoding pyridoxal kinase: MNPPPFVISIQSQVVFGHVGNSAALFPMQAAGLEVAAIPTVIFSNTPDYPTLRGRALPPEFFSDLLQGARERGLPERADFILTGYIGSLDVALMVADFVAEAKAVNPRLVYLCDPVMGDTGPGLYVPEAIADVMRDRLLPMADIATPNPFELAWLTGRKIANLNDLEAARTYLRIAPNAHLIATGCALEDTPAGHIESVILGDDGPSRHPVEHLPVALPGTGDLFAALIVAGLARRLTLPRAVEIAQRLTARALTHASALGAGEVVLSEPEFRRALLTLA; this comes from the coding sequence ATGAACCCACCGCCTTTCGTGATCTCGATCCAGAGCCAGGTCGTGTTCGGCCATGTCGGCAATTCCGCGGCGCTGTTTCCCATGCAGGCGGCGGGGCTGGAGGTAGCGGCGATCCCGACCGTGATCTTTTCCAACACGCCCGACTATCCGACGCTGCGCGGCCGGGCGCTTCCGCCCGAATTTTTCTCCGATCTGCTGCAAGGCGCGCGCGAACGCGGCCTGCCGGAGCGGGCGGATTTCATTCTGACGGGCTATATCGGCTCTCTCGACGTGGCGCTGATGGTGGCGGATTTCGTGGCCGAGGCCAAGGCCGTCAACCCACGCCTCGTCTATCTTTGCGACCCGGTGATGGGCGACACCGGCCCCGGGCTTTACGTGCCGGAAGCCATTGCCGACGTCATGCGCGACCGCCTGCTGCCGATGGCCGACATCGCAACCCCGAACCCGTTCGAACTCGCCTGGCTGACCGGGCGGAAGATCGCGAACCTGAACGACCTCGAAGCGGCCAGAACCTACCTCCGCATCGCGCCCAACGCACATCTGATCGCGACGGGCTGCGCGCTGGAAGACACCCCTGCCGGTCATATCGAGAGCGTCATTCTCGGCGATGACGGCCCAAGCCGGCACCCGGTGGAGCATCTGCCGGTCGCGCTGCCCGGAACCGGCGATCTCTTTGCAGCGCTGATTGTCGCAGGGCTGGCGCGCAGGTTGACCCTGCCGCGCGCCGTGGAGATCGCCCAGCGCCTCACCGCGCGCGCGCTCACCCATGCCAGCGCGCTTGGCGCCGGCGAAGTGGTTCTCAGCGAGCCCGAATTCCGCCGCGCCCTTCTGACGCTCGCATGA
- a CDS encoding MOSC domain-containing protein, whose amino-acid sequence MTAITLLTGRARPLAESGALSGIVKQPADRPLRLGPEGFEGDEQADRRVHGGVEKAVHHYPLDHYTLWREELGDLPALGAPGGFGENISASGLTEINVAVGDIFRLGTALVQISQGRQPCWKLNHRFAVPDMARRVQQTGRTGWYYRVLEHGIVTTGDRLERVDRTAPDWTLHRLWHALYVDRLNLNELKGIAALDVLAEGWRKYAVRRLESGRVEDWRNRLDGTA is encoded by the coding sequence ATGACCGCGATCACCCTTCTGACCGGGCGCGCCCGGCCGCTGGCGGAAAGCGGCGCGCTAAGCGGCATTGTGAAACAACCGGCGGACAGACCGCTTCGGCTTGGTCCCGAAGGGTTCGAGGGCGACGAACAGGCGGACCGGCGCGTCCATGGCGGCGTCGAGAAGGCGGTGCATCATTATCCGCTGGATCATTACACGCTATGGCGCGAGGAGTTGGGGGATCTGCCGGCGCTGGGCGCACCCGGCGGATTTGGCGAGAACATCTCGGCCTCCGGTCTGACCGAGATCAACGTCGCCGTCGGCGACATCTTCCGGCTAGGCACGGCGCTGGTGCAGATCTCCCAGGGACGGCAGCCCTGCTGGAAGCTCAACCACCGTTTCGCCGTGCCGGACATGGCCCGCCGTGTGCAGCAGACCGGCCGGACGGGCTGGTATTATCGGGTGCTGGAACACGGCATCGTGACGACGGGGGACCGGCTCGAGCGTGTCGACCGCACGGCCCCGGACTGGACCCTGCACCGGCTCTGGCATGCGCTTTATGTCGACCGGCTGAACCTGAATGAACTCAAGGGCATTGCAGCGCTTGACGTGCTGGCTGAAGGCTGGCGGAAATATGCGGTGCGGCGGCTTGAAAGCGGCCGCGTCGAAGACTGGCGCAACAGACTGGACGGCACAGCATGA
- a CDS encoding NAD(P)/FAD-dependent oxidoreductase: MPVPNLQRPGFSAPLPESADVVVIGGGIAGVTTALFLAEAGVNVVLCEKGTVAAEQSSRNWGWVRQMGRDPAELPLTIESLNLWRDVDRRFGIETGFRETGITYVCRTKAEIAEFTAWEKYAREAGMLSRLLDASGLQALLPGITSPYKLGLYTANDGRAEPGQAVPQMAAAAVRLGARIIENCAVRGSERSGGRISGVVTENGTIATSSVVVAAGAWSRLFLGNLGLDFPQLKLLGTAARIESDGAVPDMPVGGGDFSFRKRLDGGYTIAQRNANVAPITPDSFRLFFDFLPTLLTSWRELKLRVNGQTVSELKMPRRWSLDQVTPFEAIRMLDPVPHAPFNRNALANLARAFPAFADARLTDSWAGMIDATPDAIPVIGPIAAVPGLYLSSGFSGHGFGSGPGAGRLMAELVRNEKPCVDPAPFRYERFSKTAKAA; this comes from the coding sequence ATGCCGGTTCCGAATTTGCAACGTCCGGGCTTTTCGGCCCCCCTGCCTGAAAGCGCGGATGTCGTCGTGATCGGCGGCGGCATCGCCGGGGTGACGACCGCCCTGTTCCTGGCCGAGGCCGGTGTTAATGTCGTGCTGTGCGAGAAGGGGACGGTTGCTGCCGAGCAGAGTTCGCGCAACTGGGGCTGGGTGCGGCAGATGGGGCGTGACCCCGCCGAACTGCCGCTGACCATCGAAAGCCTCAACCTCTGGCGCGATGTCGACCGTCGCTTCGGTATCGAGACCGGTTTTCGTGAGACCGGCATCACCTATGTGTGCCGCACGAAGGCGGAGATCGCCGAATTTACCGCCTGGGAGAAATACGCCCGCGAGGCTGGAATGCTGTCGCGGCTTCTCGATGCGAGCGGCCTTCAGGCACTGCTTCCGGGGATCACCTCGCCTTACAAGCTTGGTCTTTATACCGCCAATGACGGCCGGGCCGAACCCGGGCAGGCCGTGCCGCAGATGGCCGCAGCCGCCGTCAGGCTTGGCGCGAGGATCATCGAGAATTGCGCGGTACGCGGGTCCGAGCGGTCCGGAGGACGCATCAGCGGCGTGGTGACGGAAAACGGCACGATCGCGACGTCCAGCGTCGTCGTGGCGGCCGGGGCCTGGTCGCGGCTTTTCCTCGGCAATCTCGGGCTCGACTTTCCGCAGCTGAAGCTGCTCGGCACGGCCGCGCGGATCGAAAGCGATGGCGCCGTGCCGGACATGCCGGTCGGCGGCGGCGATTTCTCGTTCCGCAAGCGTCTCGACGGCGGCTATACCATCGCCCAGCGCAATGCCAATGTCGCGCCGATCACGCCCGACAGCTTCCGCCTGTTCTTCGATTTCCTGCCGACATTGCTGACAAGCTGGCGGGAGCTGAAGCTGCGCGTCAACGGCCAGACGGTGAGTGAGCTGAAGATGCCGCGGCGCTGGTCGCTCGATCAGGTCACGCCCTTCGAGGCGATCCGCATGCTCGATCCGGTGCCGCACGCACCGTTCAACCGCAATGCGCTGGCGAACCTCGCGCGCGCCTTCCCGGCCTTCGCCGATGCCCGCCTGACCGATAGCTGGGCCGGCATGATCGATGCGACGCCGGATGCCATTCCGGTGATCGGTCCGATTGCGGCCGTGCCGGGGCTCTATCTGTCATCGGGCTTTTCCGGCCACGGCTTCGGCAGCGGGCCGGGCGCGGGCCGCCTGATGGCCGAACTCGTCCGCAATGAAAAACCCTGCGTTGATCCGGCGCCTTTCCGGTATGAACGCTTTTCGAAGACCGCCAAGGCCGCCTGA
- a CDS encoding RBBP9/YdeN family alpha/beta hydrolase produces MTSFITLPGIGGSGETHWQSHWEAADPCFARFRPSDWDKPVLADWRLALERQIDSARSPPVLVAHSLACLLVAHAAEQIAGRISGAFLVAVPDPGSAAFPAAAAGFANPPRRPLPFPALIIASANDPYAAPDHVRTRAKEWKAGLVEVGACGHINGASGLGAWAQGRMLMDAFCAGLRC; encoded by the coding sequence ATGACCTCATTCATCACGCTTCCGGGCATTGGCGGCTCCGGCGAAACCCACTGGCAAAGCCATTGGGAAGCCGCGGACCCTTGCTTCGCCCGGTTCCGTCCGTCCGACTGGGATAAGCCCGTTCTTGCCGACTGGCGCCTTGCGCTGGAACGACAGATCGACAGCGCGCGATCACCGCCTGTTCTGGTCGCGCACAGCCTCGCCTGCCTGCTCGTCGCTCATGCGGCCGAGCAGATCGCGGGCCGCATCAGCGGCGCTTTTCTCGTTGCCGTACCAGATCCCGGCTCCGCGGCATTCCCGGCGGCAGCGGCCGGCTTCGCAAACCCGCCCCGGCGGCCGCTTCCGTTTCCAGCGCTGATCATTGCAAGCGCCAATGATCCCTATGCCGCGCCGGACCATGTCAGGACGCGCGCGAAGGAATGGAAAGCCGGTCTCGTGGAGGTCGGCGCCTGCGGCCACATCAACGGCGCAAGCGGCCTTGGCGCATGGGCTCAGGGGCGCATGCTCATGGATGCCTTCTGCGCCGGACTGAGGTGCTGA
- a CDS encoding YbhB/YbcL family Raf kinase inhibitor-like protein, producing MNSLRNRKTLRSDGSRAFIVLAAIAVLPASALAMELTSSSFDDGGAVPLRHALRGSGCLGQNVSPALEWNDAPPETKSFAVTMFDPDAPTGSGWWHWVLVNIPADVTALAEGARPGKAFATRTDFGMAGYGGPCPPAGAAPHRYVITVYALDVDSLPLDAMSSGAMAGYMINSHALARARITGLFGR from the coding sequence ATGAATTCGCTCCGAAACAGGAAAACCCTGCGTTCCGACGGCAGCCGGGCGTTCATCGTTCTCGCGGCCATTGCCGTGCTGCCCGCATCCGCCTTGGCGATGGAGCTGACAAGCTCATCTTTTGACGATGGCGGTGCTGTTCCGCTTCGCCATGCGCTGCGCGGATCGGGATGTCTTGGACAGAACGTCTCACCGGCGCTTGAATGGAACGATGCGCCTCCGGAAACCAAAAGCTTTGCCGTGACCATGTTCGATCCGGATGCGCCAACCGGAAGCGGCTGGTGGCACTGGGTGCTGGTCAATATTCCTGCCGATGTGACGGCGCTGGCCGAAGGGGCGCGGCCGGGAAAGGCGTTCGCCACAAGGACGGATTTCGGCATGGCCGGTTACGGCGGTCCCTGTCCGCCGGCCGGCGCTGCGCCGCATCGCTACGTCATCACCGTCTATGCGCTCGATGTCGACAGCCTGCCGCTGGACGCCATGTCGTCGGGTGCGATGGCGGGATACATGATCAACAGCCATGCGCTTGCCAGGGCGCGTATCACAGGGCTTTTCGGGCGCTGA
- a CDS encoding LysR substrate-binding domain-containing protein — MEQDLETRILESHRIEPNRLTVPLNALRAFEVAARHMSIKDAAEEIGVTPSAVSHQLRILEDMLGVELMRRVGARLELTETGRQLSPDLTIGFTRIIEAVGALKKERKLGPLRLSMLPTFAVHWLSPRMASYPFARSGFELLISTTQTAVDLGAGVADAAVRHGSGQWAGVLCERLFDEHLTLLGRPADWQGRDQADIRKAISETNLFLSQHRRGDFQRWNETLPGGPVKPGAITIVDSSGLGLKAAIDGAGFAFAGVEIAACDIAAARLSPIMKHQVPANGGYYLCYPPALERDRRIRNLRTWMLAEAAGGTS; from the coding sequence ATGGAACAGGATTTGGAGACGCGGATTTTGGAAAGTCACCGGATCGAGCCGAACCGGCTCACAGTGCCCTTGAATGCGCTGCGCGCCTTCGAGGTTGCCGCGCGCCATATGTCCATCAAGGACGCGGCCGAAGAAATCGGCGTGACGCCGTCGGCCGTCAGCCATCAGCTTCGCATCCTCGAGGATATGCTGGGGGTCGAGCTGATGCGCCGCGTCGGCGCGCGCCTTGAGCTGACGGAAACCGGACGGCAGCTGTCCCCGGACCTGACCATCGGTTTCACGCGGATCATCGAGGCGGTCGGAGCCTTGAAGAAGGAGCGCAAGCTTGGCCCGCTGCGCCTGTCCATGCTGCCGACATTCGCGGTCCACTGGCTGTCGCCGCGAATGGCCTCCTATCCGTTTGCGCGATCCGGCTTCGAACTGCTGATATCCACGACCCAGACCGCCGTCGATCTGGGCGCCGGCGTCGCGGATGCCGCCGTGCGTCACGGTTCCGGGCAATGGGCGGGCGTCCTCTGCGAACGCCTGTTCGATGAACACCTGACCCTGCTTGGTCGTCCGGCCGACTGGCAAGGGCGGGACCAAGCCGATATCCGCAAGGCCATCTCCGAAACCAACCTGTTTCTTTCCCAGCACCGGCGCGGCGATTTCCAGCGGTGGAACGAGACCCTGCCCGGCGGTCCCGTCAAGCCGGGCGCAATCACAATCGTCGACTCCTCCGGTCTCGGCCTCAAGGCGGCGATCGACGGCGCCGGCTTCGCATTCGCGGGCGTCGAGATTGCGGCCTGCGATATCGCCGCCGCCAGGCTCTCCCCGATCATGAAGCATCAGGTTCCGGCAAATGGCGGCTATTATCTGTGCTATCCGCCCGCCCTTGAGCGCGACCGCCGCATCAGAAACCTCCGGACCTGGATGCTGGCTGAGGCGGCAGGCGGAACGTCATGA
- a CDS encoding hydantoinase/oxoprolinase family protein, which produces MAWRIGVDSGGTFTDVCLFNDETGAIEIWKVSSTPDDPSRAIAQGVVEGLEKVGAKAGDLAFLGHGTTVATNALIELRGVKTGLVVSDGFRDLLEIGRQKRPNLYDMFAEKPEQLVTRDLRREVPERLKADGSVAVPLDEQALREAFRALAAEDIKALAICFLYGFLNTAHEQRALEIAAEELPDVFVSASHAVAPEFREYERLSTTVVNAYLGPVMQRYIRRLKDRLSEIGLRVAPQLTQSNGGVIGFDQASSLPVRTVLSGPSTGVVGAQAIGRMAGFDNIITFDVGGTSSDVALLQNGVCQLTGEADVHGYPIKAPMLDIHTVGAGGGSIAHVDTGGLLKVGPRSAGAHPGPVCYGLGNEEPTVTDANIVLQTLNPVEILGGRMKVRHDLALAAIQRLADRLGVGVMETAQGIISVVTANMAKAIRVISVQRGHDPRDYALMAFGGAGPLHAARLARELDMKKVIVPLTPGTLCALGLLLTDLRSDFALSRLMELSEAALPAVEEGFTTLAEQADVWFAAENIAEDRRVITRTVDMRYAGQNYELSVAVPAGPITTETFTALEKGFEAAHRQRFGFIAEGEPIQLVTLRIEAAGIVDKAEFQKQDDHGPDASGAKIGERDVWMSEAGGFVTCPVYERGLMKAGNVITGPAIVEQMDTTTVLLPDMTGTVDPYLNLILEV; this is translated from the coding sequence ATGGCCTGGAGAATCGGCGTCGATTCCGGCGGAACATTCACCGATGTCTGCCTCTTCAATGATGAAACCGGAGCAATCGAGATCTGGAAGGTCTCGTCCACCCCGGACGATCCGTCGCGCGCCATCGCGCAAGGCGTGGTCGAGGGGCTGGAAAAGGTCGGCGCGAAGGCCGGGGACCTTGCCTTCCTCGGCCACGGCACCACGGTCGCCACCAATGCGCTGATCGAACTGCGCGGCGTGAAAACCGGCCTCGTCGTCTCCGACGGCTTCCGCGACCTGCTCGAGATCGGCCGCCAGAAGCGCCCGAACCTCTACGATATGTTCGCCGAAAAGCCGGAGCAGCTCGTCACCCGCGACCTGCGCCGGGAAGTACCCGAGCGGCTGAAGGCCGATGGCAGCGTCGCCGTGCCGCTGGACGAGCAGGCGCTGCGCGAAGCCTTCCGCGCGCTCGCCGCCGAGGACATCAAGGCGCTGGCGATCTGCTTCCTCTATGGCTTTCTCAACACCGCGCATGAACAGCGCGCGCTTGAAATTGCGGCCGAGGAACTGCCGGACGTGTTCGTCTCCGCCTCCCATGCCGTCGCCCCGGAATTCCGCGAATACGAGCGGTTGTCCACCACCGTCGTCAATGCCTATCTCGGCCCGGTGATGCAGCGCTATATCCGCCGCCTCAAGGACAGGCTCTCAGAAATCGGCCTCAGGGTCGCGCCGCAACTCACCCAGTCGAATGGCGGCGTTATCGGTTTCGATCAGGCGAGCAGCCTGCCGGTGCGCACCGTGCTGTCCGGTCCCTCGACCGGCGTCGTCGGCGCCCAGGCGATCGGCCGTATGGCCGGTTTCGACAATATCATCACCTTCGATGTCGGCGGCACCTCGTCCGATGTGGCGCTGTTGCAAAACGGCGTCTGCCAGCTCACCGGCGAGGCCGATGTCCATGGCTATCCGATCAAGGCGCCGATGCTCGATATCCACACGGTCGGCGCCGGCGGCGGCTCGATCGCCCATGTCGATACCGGCGGCCTCCTGAAGGTCGGCCCGCGTTCGGCCGGCGCCCATCCGGGGCCGGTCTGCTACGGGCTCGGCAATGAGGAGCCGACGGTGACCGACGCCAATATCGTGCTCCAGACCCTGAACCCGGTCGAAATTCTCGGCGGCCGCATGAAGGTGCGGCACGATCTGGCGCTCGCCGCAATCCAGCGGCTCGCCGACAGGCTCGGCGTCGGCGTGATGGAGACCGCGCAGGGGATCATCTCGGTCGTCACTGCCAACATGGCCAAGGCGATCCGGGTGATTTCGGTCCAGCGCGGCCATGATCCGCGCGATTATGCGCTGATGGCCTTCGGCGGCGCCGGTCCGCTGCATGCCGCCCGCCTTGCCCGCGAGCTGGACATGAAGAAAGTGATCGTGCCGCTGACGCCGGGAACCCTTTGCGCGCTCGGCCTGCTGCTCACCGATCTGCGCTCCGATTTCGCGCTGTCGAGGCTGATGGAACTGTCCGAGGCGGCACTTCCCGCCGTGGAAGAAGGTTTCACAACGCTTGCCGAACAGGCCGATGTCTGGTTCGCGGCCGAAAACATCGCCGAGGATCGTCGCGTCATCACCCGCACGGTGGACATGCGCTATGCCGGGCAGAACTACGAACTCTCGGTCGCGGTTCCGGCGGGGCCGATCACGACGGAGACCTTCACGGCGCTCGAAAAGGGCTTCGAGGCGGCACACCGCCAGCGTTTCGGCTTCATCGCCGAGGGCGAGCCGATCCAGCTTGTCACCCTGCGCATCGAGGCGGCCGGCATTGTCGACAAGGCCGAATTCCAGAAACAGGACGATCACGGCCCCGATGCCTCGGGCGCGAAGATCGGCGAACGCGATGTGTGGATGTCGGAGGCCGGCGGCTTCGTCACCTGCCCGGTCTATGAACGCGGTCTCATGAAGGCCGGCAACGTCATCACCGGTCCGGCGATCGTCGAGCAGATGGATACGACCACCGTGCTGCTGCCCGACATGACCGGCACGGTCGATCCCTATCTCAATCTCATCCTGGAGGTTTGA
- a CDS encoding hydantoinase B/oxoprolinase family protein: MTAIDPITVEVIGSALQSIVEEMGEALVRASYSTNIKERRDCSTALFDRHGNTLCQAEHIPMHLGSFLGVIGAIHGRFRMDDIKPGDVFMANDAYAGGATHLPDIVLAEPIFVDETLVAWAVNTAHHSDFADRGHEHIYQEGLRIPPVRLYREGVLNEDLQEMFLLNCQVPRERLSDLRAQMSANRLAVRRMQDLCGKYGTDKVLAAGEALQDYAERKMRAGIAAIPDGSYSFSDQFDSNQRGDRIRLSVEITIAGDEMTLAFDGPPQLRAGLNLIYTSLLAASYFAVKSVVDPTILPNAGLARPLTVTAPKGSILNCEHPAAVDGRIAAAQRVCDLVYGALAKALPGKVMAAGNGCCTGAIFNGTHADGSIWVYLETIGGGGGARPSSDGLSGIHVSLTNTSNLPVESLELEYPLTLLRYELVDDSAGAGTYRGGMGVRRVYRAEKACRFTVEGSRVASEPWGLDGGTSARGTVLDFGDGRTDFSGMVDLKPGQIVSIVTPGGGGYGDPAARDPAAVRRDLAEGRISAATAERVYKQ, from the coding sequence ATGACCGCAATCGATCCTATCACAGTAGAAGTCATCGGCTCGGCCCTGCAGTCCATCGTCGAGGAGATGGGCGAGGCGTTGGTGCGCGCCTCCTATTCCACCAACATCAAGGAACGCCGCGACTGCTCGACAGCGCTCTTCGACCGTCACGGCAACACGCTCTGCCAGGCCGAGCACATCCCGATGCATCTCGGCTCCTTCCTCGGCGTGATCGGCGCGATCCACGGCCGCTTCAGGATGGATGATATCAAGCCCGGCGATGTGTTCATGGCCAATGACGCCTATGCCGGCGGTGCAACTCACCTGCCGGATATCGTGCTCGCCGAGCCGATCTTCGTTGATGAAACGCTGGTGGCTTGGGCGGTCAACACCGCCCACCATTCCGATTTTGCCGATCGCGGACACGAACATATTTACCAGGAAGGCCTGCGCATTCCGCCGGTCCGGCTCTATCGCGAAGGCGTGCTGAACGAGGACCTGCAGGAGATGTTCCTGCTCAACTGCCAGGTCCCGCGCGAGCGCCTGTCCGACCTGCGCGCCCAGATGTCGGCCAACCGGCTCGCGGTCCGGCGCATGCAGGATCTGTGTGGCAAATACGGCACGGACAAGGTGCTGGCCGCCGGCGAGGCGCTGCAGGACTATGCCGAGCGCAAGATGCGCGCCGGCATTGCCGCCATTCCTGACGGCAGCTACAGCTTCTCCGACCAGTTCGACAGCAATCAACGCGGCGACCGGATCCGGCTTTCCGTCGAGATCACCATTGCCGGCGACGAGATGACGCTCGCCTTCGATGGCCCGCCGCAGCTTCGTGCCGGGCTGAACCTGATCTATACCTCGCTGCTGGCGGCAAGTTATTTCGCGGTGAAATCGGTCGTCGATCCGACGATCCTGCCCAATGCCGGGCTCGCCCGTCCGCTGACGGTGACGGCACCCAAGGGCTCGATCCTCAACTGCGAGCATCCTGCCGCCGTCGACGGCCGTATCGCCGCCGCCCAGCGGGTCTGCGACCTCGTCTACGGCGCGCTTGCCAAGGCGCTGCCCGGCAAGGTCATGGCGGCCGGCAACGGCTGCTGCACCGGCGCGATCTTCAACGGCACCCATGCGGACGGCTCGATCTGGGTCTATCTCGAAACCATCGGCGGCGGCGGCGGCGCGCGACCGTCCTCCGACGGCCTCTCGGGCATCCATGTCAGCCTCACCAACACCTCGAATCTTCCCGTGGAATCGCTGGAGCTCGAATATCCGCTGACGCTGCTGCGCTACGAACTGGTGGATGATTCCGCCGGCGCCGGCACCTATCGCGGCGGTATGGGCGTGCGCCGGGTCTATCGCGCGGAAAAAGCCTGCCGGTTCACCGTCGAGGGTTCCCGCGTCGCTTCCGAGCCCTGGGGCCTCGATGGCGGCACCTCGGCGCGTGGCACCGTGCTCGACTTCGGCGACGGCCGCACCGATTTTTCCGGCATGGTCGACCTGAAACCGGGCCAGATCGTCTCGATCGTGACCCCCGGCGGCGGCGGCTATGGCGATCCGGCGGCACGCGACCCGGCAGCCGTCCGGCGCGACCTTGCCGAGGGACGCATCAGCGCCGCGACCGCCGAGCGCGTCTACAAGCAGTAG
- a CDS encoding cupin domain-containing protein, producing the protein MHPIVSLRALSLQTQSHGETYEARLAAVAAPLGAKRLGARYVELPPGKKAWPFHCHHANDELFVILSGAGVLRYGGEEHGVSAGDVVVCPAGGVETAHQLRAEGAEPLRYLAISTMNEPDVLEYPDSGKVAVFAGSAPGGEKTARRLELTVKKNAAVGYWEGEE; encoded by the coding sequence ATGCATCCAATCGTCAGTCTGCGGGCGCTGTCGCTCCAGACACAATCCCATGGTGAAACCTATGAGGCGCGTCTGGCCGCCGTGGCGGCGCCGCTTGGCGCAAAGCGGCTCGGCGCGCGCTATGTCGAGCTTCCTCCGGGCAAGAAGGCCTGGCCCTTTCACTGCCATCACGCCAATGACGAGCTCTTTGTGATCCTGTCCGGGGCCGGCGTGCTGCGATATGGCGGGGAGGAACATGGCGTGAGCGCCGGCGATGTGGTCGTCTGTCCCGCCGGCGGGGTCGAAACGGCCCATCAATTGCGGGCTGAAGGCGCTGAACCGCTTCGTTACCTGGCGATCAGCACGATGAACGAGCCCGATGTTCTGGAATATCCCGACAGCGGCAAGGTGGCGGTGTTCGCAGGTTCCGCGCCGGGCGGCGAAAAAACGGCCCGACGTCTGGAACTGACGGTGAAGAAAAATGCGGCCGTCGGATACTGGGAGGGAGAGGAATGA
- a CDS encoding RidA family protein, with translation MVKITKVKSGSIFETKESYSRIVCVDDWIFVSNTAGRNYKTREMSTDPVEQARQCFDNIEGALKAVDSCLEDVVQSKIFIPYVEDAKAVMEYVGERFRGIDPQRTVTCSPLGAPDFKVEIEVTAYRGAAKADVEEITISLG, from the coding sequence ATGGTCAAGATCACCAAAGTCAAATCCGGCTCCATCTTCGAAACCAAGGAAAGCTATTCGCGCATTGTCTGCGTCGACGACTGGATCTTCGTCTCCAACACCGCCGGCCGCAACTACAAGACCCGCGAAATGTCGACCGATCCGGTCGAGCAGGCCCGCCAGTGCTTCGACAATATCGAGGGCGCGCTGAAGGCGGTTGATTCCTGCCTTGAAGATGTCGTCCAGTCGAAGATCTTCATCCCCTATGTCGAGGACGCCAAGGCGGTGATGGAATATGTCGGCGAGCGCTTCCGCGGCATCGACCCACAGCGCACCGTCACCTGCTCGCCGCTCGGCGCGCCGGACTTCAAGGTCGAGATCGAAGTCACAGCCTATCGCGGCGCTGCCAAGGCCGACGTCGAGGAAATCACCATTTCGCTCGGCTGA